A genomic region of Tissierella sp. contains the following coding sequences:
- a CDS encoding HD domain-containing protein translates to MVSNRLLKDMAFIVELDKMKSILRQTSIIGEDRREDDAQHSWHISVMAMVLAEYSNEKVDVCKVIKMLLTHDLIEIYAGDTFCYDKAGNADKKERELIAAEKIFGMLDEDKGRELRALWDEFEEMETPESLFAAAMDRLQPMLSNYNNNGGTWRKFDVAKTDIYKRIDPVRKSSNELWNYVENMIEDAAGRGLISK, encoded by the coding sequence GTGGTAAGTAATAGATTATTAAAAGATATGGCTTTCATAGTAGAATTAGATAAAATGAAATCCATTTTAAGACAGACTAGTATAATAGGTGAAGATAGAAGAGAAGACGATGCCCAACATTCTTGGCATATATCTGTAATGGCAATGGTTTTAGCTGAATATTCCAATGAAAAAGTAGATGTATGTAAAGTAATTAAGATGCTTTTAACTCATGATTTAATTGAAATATATGCTGGAGATACATTCTGTTATGATAAAGCAGGGAATGCTGATAAAAAGGAAAGAGAGCTAATAGCTGCTGAAAAGATATTTGGAATGTTAGATGAAGATAAGGGAAGAGAATTGAGAGCTTTATGGGATGAATTTGAGGAGATGGAGACTCCAGAATCATTATTTGCAGCTGCTATGGATAGACTTCAGCCTATGCTAAGTAATTACAATAATAATGGAGGCACCTGGAGAAAATTTGATGTAGCTAAAACAGATATTTACAAAAGAATTGATCCAGTAAGAAAATCATCTAATGAGTTATGGAATTACGTAGAGAATATGATTGAAGATGCAGCGGGGAGAGGACTGATTTCGAAGTAA
- a CDS encoding putative manganese-dependent inorganic diphosphatase, with product MKDNIYITGHKNPDSDSICAALAYAEYKNANGNINAIPVRLGEINRETKFILDYFGVEAPILLETARLSVEDLDFDKIAPVSSDISLRMALELMKKNNINSLPVIDENEQLVGIVTISDIIGSYIDVWDNTILGKSGTSIDNIIDTLSAKSINIPSKMKALTGKLLVLAMEPKSVVEYIEKNDIVICGDRKDAQELAINSDISLMIVTGNIKVDDEIINLAVEKGISIISTPHDTFTTSRLITQSVPIKHVMTRDNLVMFALDDLVDDVKVQMSQTRYRTYPVIDDNNNNKVVGLISRYHLISSMKKKVILVDHNERSQSVDGLEECEILEIIDHHRVADVFTGNPIYFRNEPVGSTSTIIASILFENGRRPSKKMAGVLAAAIISDTLLFKSPTSTNVDKMVLERLARIADLDVDKFAMEMFKAGTSLVGKTPQELLSQDFKAFTIGEDKVGISQVYTMDPASLRDMKSDLIELMEERAKKDEYSIFILMLTDIFDQASEMIVVGHNKELIAKAFGETLVNNSFNAPGVLSRKKQVVPPITNALTNIQGL from the coding sequence CTATTCCTGTAAGGCTTGGAGAAATAAATAGAGAAACTAAATTTATCTTAGACTATTTTGGAGTTGAAGCTCCTATTCTTTTAGAAACAGCAAGATTAAGTGTTGAGGATTTAGATTTTGACAAAATTGCTCCTGTTAGTTCAGATATATCATTGCGTATGGCCTTGGAGTTAATGAAAAAGAATAATATAAACAGCCTTCCAGTTATAGATGAAAACGAACAGCTGGTAGGAATTGTAACCATATCGGATATAATAGGTTCTTATATAGATGTGTGGGATAATACTATTTTGGGGAAATCAGGTACTTCTATAGATAATATTATAGATACTCTTTCTGCTAAGTCTATTAATATTCCAAGTAAGATGAAAGCACTTACAGGAAAACTCTTGGTCCTAGCTATGGAGCCAAAGTCTGTAGTAGAATACATAGAAAAAAATGATATAGTTATATGCGGAGATAGAAAAGATGCCCAAGAGCTTGCCATTAATAGTGATATTTCTCTAATGATTGTGACTGGAAATATTAAGGTAGATGATGAAATCATAAATCTTGCTGTAGAAAAAGGTATATCCATAATATCCACACCTCATGATACTTTTACAACATCTAGATTGATAACTCAATCTGTGCCTATAAAACATGTAATGACTCGTGACAATTTAGTAATGTTTGCACTTGATGATTTAGTGGATGATGTGAAAGTACAAATGTCTCAGACAAGGTACAGAACTTATCCAGTAATAGATGATAACAATAACAATAAAGTGGTAGGCTTGATATCTAGGTATCATCTGATTTCTAGTATGAAGAAGAAGGTGATTTTAGTTGATCACAATGAAAGAAGCCAATCTGTCGATGGTCTAGAGGAATGTGAAATATTAGAAATCATTGATCATCATAGAGTAGCAGATGTGTTTACGGGAAATCCAATTTATTTTAGAAATGAGCCAGTAGGTAGCACATCTACCATAATCGCTTCAATATTATTTGAAAATGGTAGAAGACCTTCAAAGAAAATGGCCGGAGTACTAGCTGCAGCTATAATTTCTGATACACTACTCTTTAAATCTCCTACATCCACCAATGTAGATAAGATGGTACTGGAGAGACTAGCAAGAATTGCAGATTTAGATGTTGATAAATTTGCTATGGAAATGTTTAAAGCTGGAACTTCTTTAGTTGGAAAGACACCACAGGAATTACTTAGTCAAGATTTTAAGGCATTTACCATAGGAGAAGATAAAGTAGGGATTTCACAAGTATATACCATGGATCCAGCTAGTTTAAGGGATATGAAATCTGATTTGATAGAATTGATGGAGGAAAGGGCTAAAAAGGATGAATATTCTATATTTATACTAATGCTAACGGATATATTTGATCAGGCTTCAGAAATGATTGTAGTAGGTCACAATAAGGAACTTATAGCAAAGGCCTTTGGAGAGACTCTTGTAAATAATTCCTTCAATGCACCAGGAGTACTATCAAGAAAGAAGCAAGTAGTCCCACCAATTACAAATGCTTTAACCAATATCCAAGGACTATAA
- a CDS encoding diguanylate cyclase, producing the protein MGTNKNMDFSEYNNMCNETSNLGELNLENKKILEAIINATNIGIWIWNIETGNVVINKRYASVIGYRLDELTPFSLDAWKEFVHEGDRKKVKKYLQEQIEGKSQYYDCDLRVRNKDESWIWVHNRGKTIKWDENGKPIMMFGLIFDITERKNNEMEKLKLTTAIEQASVTVIMTDKDGNIQYGNPAFEKISGYSLEEAIGKNPRILKSGLTPDPVFADLWKNITGGKAWEGELINKRKGGTLYYEEARITPIIDSEGNIVNFLAIKQDISQRKYLEEKLKQTSRRDSLTNIYNRRYVFDKLSEIVKLNKIDRQMFSLAIIDIDFFKNVNDTYGHQAGDYILKEFAEILTQSIRTDDILGRYGGEEFVLLLKDTNKQSSAQIIGRILQRIRETSFNFENNEIKITFSCGISEPAEIERDILTVERLVNQADTRLYKAKDTGRNRIVID; encoded by the coding sequence ATGGGCACAAATAAGAACATGGATTTTTCTGAATATAATAATATGTGCAATGAAACTTCAAATTTGGGTGAATTAAATCTGGAAAACAAAAAAATTCTGGAGGCAATTATCAATGCTACCAATATAGGTATATGGATTTGGAATATAGAAACAGGAAATGTAGTAATAAACAAAAGATATGCTAGTGTAATTGGCTATAGATTGGATGAGTTAACTCCTTTTTCCTTGGATGCATGGAAAGAATTTGTACATGAAGGAGATAGGAAAAAGGTTAAGAAGTATCTACAAGAACAGATTGAAGGTAAATCACAATACTACGATTGTGATTTACGAGTAAGAAATAAAGATGAAAGTTGGATTTGGGTACATAATAGAGGTAAAACTATAAAGTGGGATGAAAATGGAAAACCTATCATGATGTTTGGATTAATTTTTGATATTACAGAGCGTAAGAATAATGAAATGGAAAAGTTAAAACTGACAACAGCTATTGAACAGGCATCAGTAACAGTTATTATGACAGATAAGGATGGCAATATCCAATATGGTAATCCTGCTTTTGAGAAGATCTCAGGTTATTCACTGGAGGAAGCAATAGGAAAGAATCCAAGAATCCTAAAAAGCGGATTAACACCTGACCCTGTGTTTGCAGATTTGTGGAAGAACATTACTGGAGGAAAGGCTTGGGAAGGAGAATTGATTAACAAACGTAAGGGTGGAACCTTATACTATGAAGAAGCTAGAATTACACCTATAATAGATAGCGAAGGAAATATAGTCAATTTTTTAGCTATAAAACAAGATATTTCCCAGCGAAAGTATTTAGAAGAAAAATTAAAGCAAACTTCACGGAGGGATTCTTTAACCAATATTTATAATAGAAGGTATGTATTTGATAAATTAAGTGAAATAGTGAAATTAAATAAAATAGACAGACAAATGTTTTCTTTAGCAATCATCGATATAGATTTTTTCAAGAATGTTAATGATACTTACGGGCATCAAGCTGGGGATTATATATTGAAAGAATTTGCAGAAATACTTACTCAAAGTATTCGAACTGATGACATATTAGGAAGATATGGGGGAGAAGAATTTGTATTATTATTGAAAGATACAAACAAGCAATCTTCAGCACAAATAATTGGCAGGATTCTACAAAGAATAAGGGAAACTAGTTTTAACTTTGAAAACAATGAAATTAAGATTACTTTTAGCTGTGGGATTTCCGAGCCTGCTGAAATTGAAAGAGATATCTTAACAGTTGAAAGATTAGTAAATCAAGCTGATACAAGATTATATAAGGCAAAGGATACTGGAAGAAATAGAATAGTAATAGATTAA